The following DNA comes from Buttiauxella agrestis.
TGGCGACAACATGATGGTCACCGATGACAACCGTTCAATATGGTTGGCAATCGGCCTGGTCACTTTGGGCGTGATGGTCTTCGCCGGTGGGCACTTCTACCGCAGCGCATGGCGCAGTTTGCTCAATAAAACCGCTACCATGGACACGCTGGTGGCGCTGGGAACCGGTGCGGCGTGGATTTATTCCATTACCGTGAATATCTGGCCACAGCACTTCCCGATGGAAGCTCGCCACCTTTACTACGAAGCCAGCGCCATGATTATCGGCCTGATAAACCTCGGGCACATGCTGGAACAACGCGCGCGCCAACGCTCATCTAAAGCGCTGGAGCGCCTGTTGGATTTAACCCCGCCGACGGCGCGCGTCGTCACCGAAGAAGGTGAAAAGACGCTGCCGCTGGCAGAAGTGACCGCAGGCATGATTCTGCGTTTAACCACTGGTGATCGCGTGCCGGTTGATGGGGAAATCACCCAGGGTGAGGCGTGGTTTGATGAAGCGATGCTGACCGGAGAACCGGTGCCGCAGCAAAAATCGAACGACGAACCGATTCATGCGGGCACCGTGGTGCAAGATGGCAGCGTATTGTTCCGCGCCACCGCCACCGGCAACCATACAACGCTTTCACGCATCATTCGTATGGTGCGCCAGGCACAAAGCAGCAAGCCGGAAATCGGCCAACTCGCGGATAAAATCTCAGCGGTATTTGTTCCGGTTGTGGTGTTGATTGCGCTGTTTAGCGCCGCTATCTGGTACTTCTTCGGCCCGGCACCACAAATCGTGTATACGCTGGTGATTGCCACGACGGTGCTGATTATTGCCTGTCCTTGTGCGCTCGGCCTGGCAACGCCGATGTCGATTATTTCTGGAGTGGGTCGTGCTGCAGAGTTTGGCGTGTTGGTGCGTGATGCCGATGCCCTGCAACGCGCCAGTACGCTCGATACCATCGTGTTTGACAAAACCGGCACGCTGACCGAAGGCAAGCCGCAGGTTGTCGCGATTAGCACTGACATCAACTGGTCAGAGAGTGAGGCATTAAGGCTGGCAGGCGCACTGGAGCAAGGCTCAAGCCACCCGCTGGCACGTGCGATTCTCGATAAAACCGCAGGCGTGGAATTGCCGCAGGTGAATGCGTTCCGCACTTTGCGTGGGCTGGGTGTTAGCGGTGAAACCGAAGGGCGTCAGTTATTACTCGGGAACAAAGCGCTGCTGGTTGAACAAAACGTCGATACCACAACCATGGATGCAGAGATTGAAGCCCAGGCAAGCCGTGGCGCTACACCGGTTCTGTTGGCAGTCGACGGCAAACTCGTGGCACTGTTTGCGATTCGTGACCCGCTTCGTGCCGATAGCGTCAGCGCGCTGCAACGCTTGCATCGTAACGGCTATCGCCTGGTGATGTTGACCGGCGATAACCCAACGACCGCTAACGCCATCGCTAGAGAAGCAGGCATCGACGAAGTGATTGCAGGCGTATTGCCGGACGGCAAAGCCGAAGCGATTAAAAAGCTGCAACAACAGGGCCGCCAGGTCGCGATGGTCGGTGACGGGATAAACGATGCGCCCGCGCTTGCACAAGCTGAAGTGGGGATTGCCATGGGTGGCGGCAGCGATGTCGCTATCGAAACCGCGGCAATTACCCTGATGCGCCACAGTCTGGTGGGTGTCGCCGATGCGCTGGCGATTTCCAAAGCCACGCTGCGCAACATGAAGCAGAACCTGGTAGGCGCGTTTATCTACAACACGCTGGGGATCCCAATTGCCGCCGGGATTTTGTATCCGCTGACCGGAACGCTGCTCAACCCGGTCGTGGCAGGCGCGGCGATGGCACTGTCGTCGATTACAGTGGTCAGTAACGCCAACCGTTTGTTGCGTTTTAAACCGAAAGATTAAATGTCTTCCCCACGGTGTAAAAACCGTGGGGAAATTTGCACCCGACTCATCGCAGCGGTAGCATGACTTTTTAGCCAGGGAATCTGCAAATGGGTCTGCTATCGCGAATTACCGCATTGTTTTCAAGCCTTTCAACTCCCCATTATCCCTGGCCTGCTCTGGATATTGTTCTGCCCGGCGATCGCCATCTGCATCTGGTTGGCAGTATTCACATGGGCACGCGCGATATGTCGCCGCTGTCCGACAAGCTCATCGACAAACTAAGGGACGCGGATGCGCTGATTGTCGAAGCTGATATCACCCAAAGTGGTTCTCCTTTCCCGCAACAATCCAATGAGCTTCCTCTCGAACAGCGCTTGTCTGCCGAAAACTGGGCGCAAGTGGTGTCGTTAATTCAGGAACTGGATATTCCCCTGAGCCAGATTGAAACCCAACCCGCCTGGCAAATTGCGCTGGTGCTGCAAGCTCATCAGGCGCAGCGTCTGGGGTTACGGGCGAATTACGGGATAGATTTTCAGATGCTGGAAGCGGCTAAAGCCATGGCAATCCCGGTGATCGAGCTTGAGGGCGCTGAACATCAGATTGATATTCTCACCCGTTTGCCCAATGGCGGAATGCCGCTGCTAACCGATACGTTGACCCACTGGCACACCAATGCGCGCCTGCTGCAAATGATGATTAGCTGGTGGCTGGAAACTCCGCCGCAGCGTGGGAATGTGGCACTGCCCAATACGTTTGGCGATGAGCTATACGATGTTCTTATGCATCGGCGTAATCTTGAGTGGCAACATTTTTTGCAGCAGTTACCTGCCGGACGCTACGTCGTCGCCGTCGGTGCGCTACATCTTTATGGGGAGGGTAATTTGCCGGACCTATTGAAAAATGCCCCTAAAAAACGGGGATAAAAAAACGGCCAATATCGCTATCGGCCCGTCAAAGAGGAATTTCTATATTGTTGTAATTATGCTGGTCGAATAAACAACCAGTTCAAGAATTGTCGCTCAATGTGACGATTAACGCTATCACTATTAGCTGACAGTATAGTAATTAAAAAATATATTACTCAGCTTCATTATTTGTGCGTTTTACAGACAAAAGCACTAAGAAGGTGACATGACACCCGCAGTAAAACTTCTCGAAAAAAACCGTGTTCCATTTCAGTTACATGCTTATGACCACGATCCGAGCGAAACTAATTTTGGCGATGAGGCGGTGCGTAAACTCAGCCTCAATGCAGAGCAAGTGTACAAAACGCTGCTCGTGGCTATTAACGGTGATATGAAACATCTGGCGGTCGCCGTGACCCCTGTTTCCGGGCAGCTCGACTTAAAAAAAGTCGCTAAAGCGTTGGGCGCGAAAAAAGTGGATATGGCTGACCCCATGGTCGCGCAGCGGATTACCGGCTATCTGGTTGGCGGCATCAGCCCGCTGGGGCAGAAAAAACTGCTGCCTACGGTTATTGACGCTGCGGCTCAGGCATTTTCGTCAATCTATGTTTCAGGCGGCAAGCGTGGGCTGGATATCGAACTGGCTGCGGCCGATCTGGCAAAACTGCTGAAGGCTACTTTTGCCGAAATAGCCCGCCGCGATTAACGGTTTATACCCAAAATAATTCGAGTTGCAGGAAGGCGGCGACGCAGTGAATCCCCGGGAGCTTACTTAAGTAAGTGACTGGGGTGAGCGAGGAAAGCCAACGCACATGCAACTTGAAGTATGACGGGTATACTCCTCCTAAAAGAGCAATTTCAGTCAGGACGGCGCAACGAGTGACTGGCAAAGTGAATGCCTTGAGGGAGGAACAATGAAAAAAGACAGACACCAGCTTTACGCCCGACGTTTTGAGCAAGTATTTGCCTATATTGAACAGCATCTTGATAGCCCGTTAACCGTCGAGCAACTGAGCGAAGTGGCCTGTTTTTCGCGTTTTCATTTCCATCGGCAATTCAGTCAATTCTGCGGCATCAGTATTAGCCGTTACGTCACGTTAATGCGGCTGAAACGAGCCTCTTTCCGGTTGGTGAGCCATCCGCAGGAAAGAGTGATTAATATTGCCCTGGATGCCGGATTTGAAAATCCTGAATCATTTTCCCGTGCCTTCAAAAACACTTTCGGCCTGACCCCCGGCGAGTTCCGCAAAGATCCCGTGTGGGTTGACTGGCAAGTACATTTTCAATTTCCCGGACGGGAAAATCAGCAGAGGTTAGAAAATATGGACGTGAAAATTATTACTGTCGAACCGATGGATGTCGCGGTGCTGGAACATCTTGGCGACCCGATGCGCGTCAATAATACGGTCGCAAGTTTTATCGAATGGCGCAAAGAATCAGGGCTTTCGGACTACCTCACGCAAGGAACGTACGGTGTGCCTTACAGCGATCCCGCCACTACGCCGGGTGAAGAGTTTCGTTTTGATGTGTGTGGCGAGCTAATCCCGGAGGCTAACGGCCTGGTGCCTGAAAATCCACAGGGCGTTATCAGCAAAAAGCTGCCCGGTGGGCGTTGTGCGGTGGTTCGGCATGTTGGCGCTTATGAGCGAATCAGCGATAGCGTTTACTATCTTTACCGCCAGTGGTTGCCAAACAGCGGTGAGGAGTTGCGTGATTTCCCGGTCTATTTCCGCTACCTGGAACTGGATAAAAACCACCCGGAACATGCGCAGCAGACGGATATTTTGTTGCCGTTGAAATAATTCGCCCTCACCCTAACCCTCTCCCCCAGGAGAGGGGATCACTTCTTTACTCCCTCTCCTGGGGGAGAGGGCCGGGGTGAGGGGAAAACCTACTGCCAGCTCACCTCGCTTTTCGGCTCGAAAGCATTTACATCGAGCGGAGAATTCTTCTCGATGTACTGTTTCAGCACTTCTGCATCCACAAAACCGGTGTTTACGTAACCCGGTTTTTTATCAATAGCCGGATAACCATCACCACCGGAGGCGTTAAAGTTTAGCGTCGCCATACGGTAGGTTTTTGCCGGGTCAATCGGTTCACCTTTGATTTTCAAATCTTGCAGACCCGCAGCGGTTGCCACAAAGCTGACGTTCGCGAACTGAGGATAGGCGCCAGAATCAGGTTTTTTCTGCGCTACCGCACTCAGATAATCCGTCGCTTCTTTACCGGTCATATCGGTATAAACCACCGTGTTGCCAAACGGTTGAACCTTGAGGACATCTTTATACGTGATGTCGCCCGCTTCAATCGAATCGCGAATACCACCGCCGCTCATTACCGCGAAATCAGCACCGGTACGGTCCATTTGTGCCGCCAGCAGCAGACGCGCCAGGTTAGTTTGTACGAAACGCACTTTGCTGCGATCCCCTTCCAGGTGGCCGTTTACGCTACCCACTTTTACGTTCAGTTGCGCCTGACCTTTGTTCTGGAATGGCGTCAGCAAGGAGAGCATTTGCTGGTTTTCCGGGATTTGTGGCGTGTAGAGCACGCGCTCACTTTCCCCGTTATCGTAGGTGATTTTCTTTTTCAGGTTGATAGGGATCAGCTGGTAATGCACCAGTTTCATCTCGCCGTTACGGAATTCGAAATCCGCGCGGCCCACATATTTACCCCACTCGTGCGCCTGAACAATCCAGATGCCGTTTTGCTGGTCTGGTGCACATGGCGTACCCGGCACGTAATCAACCTGCTTTTTGTTTTCCGCTGCCATACAGACCGGGTTTTGCGAATGCCCGCCGACAATCATCGTCAGCGCACCCGCAGGCAGGCTACGAGCCATCTCGACATCGCCTGGCGCGTTTGAACCATGATCGCCATTATCGTAGTGACCCATGTGCGTTGCGGCGATCAGCACGTCCGGTTTTTCAGTGGATTGCAGTTCCTGAATCACCAGTTTTGCTTCGTCAGCCGGTTTACGGAATTCGATATCGGTGAAGTTTTCCGGATTACCAATTTTCGCCGTGTCGTCGGTGGTTAAACCGATAACGGCGATTTTAATGCCCTGCGGCTTGAAAATAGCCCACGGTTTAAACAGACGCTCTCCGGTGCTTTTCTGGTAAATGTTGGCCGAAAGCAGCGGGAATTTTGCCCATTTTTCCTGTTGGCGTAAAACCGTCAGCGGCTTGTCGAACTCGTGGTTGCCGATAGCCATCGCATCGTAACCAATCAGGTTCATGCCACGGAAATCAGGTTCCGCATCTTGCAAATCGGACTCAGGAACGCCGGTGTTAATATCCCCCCCGGACAGCAACAGCACGCTGCCGCCCTTTTCTGCCACCTCTTTACGAATGCTATCCACCAGAGTTTTTTGTGCTGCCAGGCCATATTCAGCGTGTTCATTACGCCAGAAATGACCGTGGTGATCGTTGGTGTGCAAAATGGTGATGTTATAAGTTTTATCTTTTTCCCAGGCCAGTGCAGATGCGCTGGTTAAGCTGACTGCCATTAGCAACGCGGTGGTCACCCCTTTCACTACGAACTTCATCGCAAATCTCCATATTTAATAAATGCTTTCGCACCAATAGCAGAACCCTACTAGCATAGACAAATAACTTTTCACTCTTGTGACTTTCTTCGTCCCTTTCCTGCAGGTATGTTAGCGGGGTAATGATTTCCTACGGTTCCATCAGTGAACTGGGTTAAAAAACAATCAATTCAATAATTACAGGTATTTATGGCAATCTCGGAACAAACTCTCGCGTCAACGGAGCCGCAAAAGGCTCGCACCGCGTTTGGCATTCTGGGGGCAATTAGCCTCTCCCATTTGCTCAACGATATGATTCAGTCGCTTATTCTGGCGCTCTACCCGCTGCTACAAAGCGAGTTTTCGCTAAGCTTTGTGCAAATTGGGATGATCACGCTCACCTTCCAGGTGACATCATCGCTACTCCAGCCGGTGGTAGGATACTACACCGACAAATACCCGATGCCGTGGTCGTTGCCGATTGGTATGTGCTTCACACTTTGCGGCCTGGTTATCCTCGCCATGGCGGGCAGTTTCCCGATGGTGCTGCTGGCGGCGGGTCTTGTTGGCACAGGCTCATCGGTATTCCACCCGGAATCTTCCCGCGTGGCTCGTATGGCATCCGGTGGCCGTCATGGCCTTGCGCAGTCACTCTTCCAGGTGGGCGGCAACTTTGGTAGCTCGTTAGGGCCATTGCTGGCTGCGCTGATTATCGCGCCATACGGTAAAGGTAACGTCGGCTGGTTCGTGCTCGCAGCCCTGCTGGCGATTATCGTGTTGTTGCAAATCAGCCGTTGGTACGCCGCACAGCATCGTATGACGAAGGGCAAAACTGCCGCTCCGGTGGCGAACCCGCTACCGCGCAAGAAAGTGATTCAGGCGGTGTCTGTTTTACTGGTGCTGATTTTCTCTAAGTATTTTTATATGGCGAGTATCAGCAGCTATTACACCTTCTACCTGATGCACAAATTTGGTTTGTCGGTGCAAAATGCCCAGTTCCATCTGTTTGCCTTCCTGTTTGCGGTAGCGGCGGGGACGGTTATTGGCGGGCCGGTTGGGGATAAGATTGGCCGTAAATACGTGATTTGGGGTTCAATTCTTGGCGTCGCACCATTCACCCTGTTCTTGCCGTATGTCTCCCTGGAATGGACGGGGATTCTGACGGTGATCATCGGCTTTATTCTTGCCTCTGCATTTTCGGCCATTCTGGTTTATGCGCAAGAGCTAATGCCTGGACGTATCGGCATGGTTTCCGGGCTGTTCTTCGGCTTTGCGTTTGGTATGGGTGGCTTGGGGGCCGCGGTACTGGGCCTGGTTGCCGACCATACAAGTATCGAATTAGTCTATAAAATATGTGCTTTCCTGCCACTTCTCGGCATATTGACCATATTCCTGCCTGACTATCGTCATAAGTCATAGTTATAAGGGCCGGAGAAACTCTCTGGCCCTTCACCACCTACACATTCCGCCAGACCTTTCCTAAATTAAACGTACAAAACACCCGTCAGGCACCTATTTTTGTCTAAATGCGCCTTTTCTAAAGAAACTATCTATTTAACACACACATCGTTTAAAAAATTGTCATAAACTAAATGTTATATTTTGGACATATTGGATCTGATTAACCTCGAAAGGAGACGGAATGCATCACGCCACCCCGCTTATCACCACCATTGTCGGCGGCCTGGTACTGGCCTTTTTGCTCGGTATGCTCGCCAACAAACTTCGTATATCACCCTTGGTGGGCTATTTATTAGCTGGGGTACTGGCCGGCCCTTTTACGCCAGGCTTTGTCGCAGATACTAAACTGGCGCCCGAATTAGCTGAACTGGGCGTTATCTTGCTGATGTTTGGCGTCGGTTTGCATTTCTCTCTGAAGGATTTGATGGCGGTAAAGGCCATCGCCATTCCCGGCGCTATCGCCCAAATTGCTGTGGCGACGCTGTTGGGTATGGCGCTTTCATCGCTGATGGGTTGGTCGCTGATGACCGGCATCGTGTTTGGCCTGTGTCTTTCCACCGCCAGTACCGTGGTGCTGCTACGCGCCCTTGAGGAACGGCAATTAATCGACAGCCAGCGCGGTCAAATCGCTATTGGCTGGCTGATTGTTGAAGATCTGGTGATGGTGCTGACCCTGGTTCTGCTGCCCGCCGTTGCCGGAATGATGGAAAAAGGTGACGTGGGCCTCGCGACCTTATCGCTCGATATGGGTTTAACCATCGGCAAAGTCGTGGCGTTTATTGCGATTATGCTGATTGTTGGCCGCCGCCTGGTGCCGTGGATTCTGGCGCGAAGTGCTGCAACCGGTTCGCGCGAGCTGTTCACTCTGGCGGTTCTGGCGCTGGCGCTGGGTATCGCTTTTGGCGCTGTTGAACTGTTTGATGTTTCCTTTGCACTCGGTGCGTTCTTCGCCGGTATGGTGCTCAACGAATCTGAACTCAGCCACCGCGCGGCGCACGACACGCTGCCGCTGCGCGACGCGTTCGCGGTGCTGTTCTTTGTTTCGGTCGGAATGTTATTCGACCCGATGATTTTGATTCAGGAACCGCTCGCCGTGCTGGGCACCGTGGCGATTATCGTATTTGGTAAATCCCTCGCCGCATTCCTCCTGGTACGCCTGTTCGGCCACTCGCAACGTACCGCATTAACCGTCGCCACCAGCCTTGCGCAGATTGGCGAGTTCGCCTTTATTCTCGCAGGCCTGGGCATGGCGTTGAATCTGCTGCCACAAACCGGGCAAAATCTGGTGCTGGCCGGGGCGATTCTGTCGATTATGCTCAACCCGATTTTGTTTGTGATTCTTGAGCGCTACCTGGCTAAAACGGAAACGCTGGAAGAGCAGACGCTGGAAGAGGCTATCGAAGACGAGAAGCAAATTCCGGTCGATATTTGCAATCATGCCCTGCTGGTTGGGTTTGGGCGTGTGGGGAGTTTGCTGGGCGAGAAATTAATGGCGCAGGGCATTCCACTGGTGGTGATTGAAACCTCCCGCAGCCGCGTTGATGAACTGCGTGAGCGCGGGATTCGGGCGGTGCTGGGAAATGCGGCCAATGAAGAGATCATGAATCTTGCGCATCTTGATTGCGCCCGCTGGTTATTGCTGACCATCCCCAACGGTTACGAAGCCGGTGAAATCGTCGCGACTGCTCGCACCAAATGCCCGGACATCGAGATTATTGCCCGCGCGCATTATGACGACGAAGTAGATTACATTACCGAACGCGGCGCCAATCGGGTGGTGATGGGTGAGCGTGAAATCGCGAATACGATGATGGGGTTGTTGCATAAGCCGGTGGTGTGAGTTCCCCCTCATCCCGACCTTCTCCCATAGGGAGGAAGGGGAAAACCGTACAGTTCCCTCTCCTGGGGGAGAGGGTTAGGGTGAGAGCGTTTAATTAACGCTCCCAGTAAGACTCTTCTAAGCTATCTTCGCGCTCTGGCAGACCACGCGTCAGGCGCGGAGAGTGCTGATTCAGCACCTGATAACTCACGCGGTTAGCGTATTTACACACCTGAGCCAAAGACGAATAGGTCAGCCACGTAAACTGGTGTTTGCTGGAATTAGGCACGTTGGAGCGGTGATAGTTATTCGCCGTAATATCATGCAGCAGTGCCGCCAGTGCGCCATCGCCCGCGCCATTGGTGTTCATGATTTTCTCAGGCCCGCCCATGTATGGCGCAATGTGCGAGAAAATACGCATCGGGTTCTGGCAATCTTTATGGCGCATCGCACGGCTAAATTCGTACTGGTTAAACTCAGCAATCGCGCCCGGCAGCAATGGATGCTGGGTGGTGCGTTTTGCTGATTCTTCAGTAAAGGCCGCCATATATAAGCCCACAGGTCCGGCGGTACAGAGCACTAAATCAACCCAATCCAGCGCTTTATCAGCCGCCAGCAGCGGGTCGTTTTCGCCCGTAAGCGCCAGCCCTTCTTCTTCGTTCATCGCCAGAATAGAGACGTGTTCCTTGAGGAACGCCTGCCACCACTCCGGGTTTTCCGCGATAACGTATTTTGTGCCGAGCGTCAGCACCACCGGAACGTTGTACTTTTTCGCATACGCGATGGCCTGCATGGTGGCTTCCGGCATCGGCTCGCCATCTTTGCAGCGCACCAGATAGGAAGTCAGAACCAGCGCAGACGCGCCAGCGATCACCTCTTCCGGGATGCTCTCGGCGCGAAGCTGATTCATGTGGCCAGGGCTTATCGCAAATGTCCGTTCGCCCTGCTCGCCAATCAGCGTAAAACAGCGGCCAATCGCGCCATTCACGCCTTGCAGGTAGTTGAGATCGGTACGGCTGGAGGTGTTGCAGAGGTAGCGGTAGGCATAGCTACCAATTTCGATATTGCTGCACATCACGCCCAGCAAAACGGAGCGATCGTCGGCTAATACCGAATAGTTGTGCATGGTGTTGCCAATGGTGCCACCGGCAAACTGGTGAGTGATCAGATCTTTTTTCACCAGTTCCTGATACAGCGCTTCTGCAACATCATCTTCAATCACCAGCGAGTGACCGAAACTCAAACCGTAACGATGAACAAACGCATCATCGACTTTGGCTTCGATATCGACCAGCGTTTGGTCTATCCCGACTATCCAGGAAGTTCCTGTCTCGTTTTCAGGCTGAACCTGTTGCAATAATGGATCGCGCGCGTTTACAGGGAAATAGTGTTTGGATTTACGTTTGCCGGGAAATTTCATGATGTTGTTCAAAAGTCGCTAATCAGGCCGGAAATGGTAGCACATTAACGGCCCTAAGCGAGATCAGCGATATTTCTGCACCAGGTTCATCATCATGGCGATATGAGCCGGGTCGTCATTCAGAGCTGGAATATATTCATATTTGGTGCCGCCTGCTTCGAGGAACACTTCGCGGTTTTGTACCGCGATTTCTTCGAGCGTTTCCAGGCAGTCAGCAGAGAAACCAGGACACATAACCTGAATATGTTTTATCCCTTTTTCAGGCAACATTTTCAGGGTTTCGTCGGTATAAGGCATCAGCCATGGCTCGCGACCAAAACGCGACTGGTAAGTCATCATCACTTTTTCTGGCGGCAGTTCGAGGGCGGAAAGCAACTCGCGCGTGGTATCGCGGCAACGCTGCGGGTAATCATCGCCTTCGTTGGCATAACGCTGCGGAATACCGTGGTAGGAGAGCAGCAAAACATCCGGCTCGCCGTGTTTGGCAAAAGATTCTCTGACAGACGCCACCAGCGCGTTGATATACGACTCATCATCAGCATAATCGCGAATCAGGGAAATCGACGGTAGCGAACGATAATCGGCAAAAATGCGCCCTAATTCATCCCAAACCGCAGCGACCGTCGAGCAAGAAAATTGCGGATACAGCGGCAGTACCACAATGTGATCGACGTGATGCGACATCAACTCTTCCACCGCACTTTTCAGCGATGGCGTGCCATAACTCATGCCGAGTGCGACGGGAACATCTGGCAATTGCGCGGCAAGTGCAACCTGCTGACGACGGCTATAAACCAGCAGCGGCGAGCCTTCATCCATCCATACTGACTGATAAAGTTTGGCAACACGTGAAGAACGCAGCGGTAAAATCACGCCGCGCAGCAGCGGCCACCAGAGTAAACGTGGGGTATCGACAACGCGCTTATCGCTGAGAAAC
Coding sequences within:
- the hemH gene encoding ferrochelatase; the encoded protein is MNQEKVGILLANLGTPDAPTPAAVKRYLRQFLSDKRVVDTPRLLWWPLLRGVILPLRSSRVAKLYQSVWMDEGSPLLVYSRRQQVALAAQLPDVPVALGMSYGTPSLKSAVEELMSHHVDHIVVLPLYPQFSCSTVAAVWDELGRIFADYRSLPSISLIRDYADDESYINALVASVRESFAKHGEPDVLLLSYHGIPQRYANEGDDYPQRCRDTTRELLSALELPPEKVMMTYQSRFGREPWLMPYTDETLKMLPEKGIKHIQVMCPGFSADCLETLEEIAVQNREVFLEAGGTKYEYIPALNDDPAHIAMMMNLVQKYR